In one Tenebrio molitor chromosome Y, icTenMoli1.1, whole genome shotgun sequence genomic region, the following are encoded:
- the LOC138140535 gene encoding golgin subfamily A member 6-like protein 4, with the protein MSESSGRITRNQRKIMEEQMKILLEQLAEQEKKRLEEQKKLVEEKEERREVKAKFLQEQEKKRLEEQKKLVEEKEERREAKAKFLEEQEKKRLHEKEERRKEKAKLLEQQRNEQVKFLEEIEKRGLEEKAEQKRILEHLEFTFKEKVEEKVTEIKKDVEEKVTVIQRGVDKKVGEIKKDVEGIKENFEGKVKEMEAKFKGLKTGLSGKLETGLVKLKPFDGTTSWSMYKKQFEAAAGANNWDDEGKAVALTLALRGQALQILQTLPVEDQKNYAAFVKALELRYGDHHLSQVYQSQLRARVQKSGENLQEFAADVERLVHLAYPNGPAQFHHEIGTSVFVDGVRDGELQLALRLARHNKCANALVHALEFEAAKNASRPTAQRLRAVTVEEPTERQGDLLQKITKMFEEIQRSISFARPKCLNCGQVGHLGLPLKTDLRCRHEEAGNQLLRLRGSRKTKSR; encoded by the coding sequence ATGTCCGAATCTTCTGGGAGAATCACGAGAAACCAAAGGAAGATCATGGaagaacaaatgaaaattCTTCTGGAACAACTGGCAGAACAAGAAAAGAAACGTCTCGAAGAACAAAAGAAGCTTGTAGAAGAAAAAGAGGAGCGAAGGGAAGTAAAAGCAAAGTTTCTACAAGAACAAGAAAAGAAACGTCTCGAAGAACAAAAGAAGCTTgtagaagaaaaagaagaacgaAGGGAAGCAAAAGCAAAGTTTCTAGAAGAACAAGAAAAGAAACGTTTGCATGAAAAAGAAGAacgaagaaaagaaaaagcgaAGCTTTTAGAACAACAAAGAAACGAACAAGTGAAGTTTCTGGAAGAAATTGAAAAGAGGGGTTTGGAAGAAAAAGCAGAACAGAAACGAATTCTCGAGCACCTAGAATTCACCTTTAAGGAAAAGGTGGAGGAAAAAGTTACGGAAATCAAGAAGGACGTGGAGGAAAAAGTCACGGTCATCCAAAGAGGTGTAGACAAAAAGGTGGGAGAAATCAAGAAAGATGTAGAaggaataaaagaaaacttcGAAGGGAAGGTAAAAGAAATGGAAGCAAAATTTAAAGGACTTAAGACAGGACTATCCGGGAAACTAGAGACGGGTTTGGTGAAACTAAAACCATTCGACGGTACGACTTCATGGTCCATGTATAAGAAACAGTTTGAAGCAGCCGCCGGAGCGAATAATTGGGATGACGAAGGTAAAGCCGTTGCGCTGACATTGGCTCTACGCGGACAGGCACTGCAGATATTACAGACCCTGCCCGTGGAAGATCAAAAGAATTATGCGGCATTCGTCAAAGCGCTAGAGCTGCGGTATGGAGACCACCATCTCAGTCAAGTGTACCAGTCACAGTTGCGAGCAAGAGTACAGAAAAGTGGCGAGAATCTTCAAGAGTTCGCTGCAGACGTCGAGAGGCTTGTTCACCTGGCCTACCCCAACGGTCCCGCGCAGTTTCATCACGAAATTGGAACCAGCGTCTTCGTCGATGGTGTTCGTGATGGTGAGCTACAACTAGCTTTGAGACTCGCCAGACACAATAAATGTGCTAACGCCCTTGTTCATGCCCTGGAATTCGAAGCAGCGAAAAATGCTTCTCGCCCGACGGCGCAACGCCTTCGAGCTGTAACCGTCGAGGAACCGACCGAAAGACAAGGAGATTTGCTGCAGAAAATTACGAAAATGTTTGAAGAAATTCAGCGTTCCATCTCCTTCGCAAGACCTAAATGTTTGAACTGCGGCCAGGTAGGCCATCTGGGACTGCCGCTCAAAACAGATCTCCGGTGCCGTCATGAAGAAGCTGGGAACCAGCTCCTTCGACTTCGAGGCAGTCGGAAAACTAAATCACGCTAG